GATGAAAAGACAAAATTGAAGATTGGCTACATCAAGCTGCCTCAGTTTTACACAGATTTTACCAGAACAGGAGGAAATGGCTGTGCAGCCGATGTAAAGGTGGAACTGAAGAAGCTGATGGCTGAAAATGTGGATGGAATAGTATTCGATTTACGCGATAATGGTGGCGGCTCCTTACAGGATGCAGTTGACATTGGCGGCTATTTTATTCCCAACGGGCCAATTGTTCAGGTCAGGTCAAGATGGGGGAGTCCGTTGTTGCTTAATGATCAGGATAATTCAGTGGTGTATGACGGTCCTATTGTATTCATGGTCAATGTGTTAAGTGCTTCTGCATCTGAAATTCTGGCTGCTGCCATGCAGGATTACAAGAGAGCTGTTATTATTGGGGCACCTACATTTGGAAAAGGAACGGTTCAGCGGTTTATTGAGCTTGACCAGTTTATTCAGGGGGATATTACCCCGAAATCTTCCTTTGGCTCCCTGAAAGTTACTATTCAGAATTTTTACAGGATAAACGGCTCAACCACCCAGCTACATGGGGTGACCCCCGATATTATTTTACCAGATATTTATGAATATGCCAAAATAGGCGAAAAGGATCTGGATTATCCTTTGCCATGGGACAATATTAAATCTGCCACCTACACCACATGGAAATATCCGGTAAACATAAATTATCTTAAGACTAAAAGTGCCGAAAGAATTGCTAAAAATGAATATTTTAACAAAATAACCGAATATGCCAGCTTTTTAAACACACAAAATCAGAATACCAATCAGGTATTGACTTTCGAAGAATACAAAAAGGAAATGGATGAATTTAATAAGAAATCTGAGGCATTTAAAAACATGGATAAAGAAATTTCATCCATGAAAGTTAGCCCGTTGGCAACGGATTTAATTACGCTTCAGAAAGATACCGCTGCAATGGCAAGGGCAGAAGAATGGCATAAGGAAATCGTGAAAGACCAGTATCTCTATGAAGCCATCAACACTTTAGGGGATATAAAAAAGAAATAGAGAATAACTTTCTCCATTTTTTTAGCAGTTTTTTTTGCCGATCCGGGAACAGGAATTTCTGTTTGGATTAAAATATTTATTTTTACAGTCTTGATAAATCAGCTTAAATCCTTAAAAACATGAAAAAAGCTTTTAATCTTTTGCTGGTAAATATTTTTATTTTATCAGCAGTTGAATCATTTTCACAGGTGCGTATCATGGCCGGATTTAAAGATGCCACCTATTACAGGATGACAAAAGATATTTCAGCTATCACCGAACTGAAAATAGATATTTTACCGTCAGCCGGAAGTATGCAGAATTTTAAAGCCTTGATGAAAGATGCCTGCGACCTTGCATTTTTACAATATGATGTGATCTTTTTCCAGCTGGGCTTAAATGCTGATGATCAGGCAAAAATTGATAATCTTAAAATTGTTTTGCCACTTGGGATGGAGGAAATTCATCTGATAACCCTCAAATCAAATGATTTTAAAGGTATTGATGATCTGGAGGGGAAGAAAGTCGCCATCGGGTCTAAAAATCAGGGGACATACATTACAGCTTCTTATATTAAATCGGTTACGAAAATCAAATGGAAAAGTATTGCACTTGGTTTTAATGATGCATTGGAAGCACTGCTGGTAGGTGATGTTGCTGCTTTCTTTTTTGTAGGTTCGGCTCCGGTGAACAAATTGTATGATCTGCCGGAAAACATTCAATCAAAGCTGACCTTAATACCTTTGACACATCCAAAACTTCAGGAATATTACACACCTGTAACTCTGAAATCAGGGACTTATCAATGGCTGAAAGAAGACATAGCTACTTATGGAGTACGATATGCGCTGGCTACAAATACCAAAGCTGAAACTTCAGCTGAGTATGACAACATCAAAAAACTGGTTGAAGATATACGAACCAAGTATGATGTGCTGGTTCAAAATGGTCATGAACAATGGAAAGAAGTGGATTTTAAATTCGATAACATTAAATGGCCAATTCACTCAGCTACCATGGAAATATTCAATCTGAAAAGATTTTAGGGAAAGGCCAGACGCTTCGGGTTCTGCTTTCATAGAATTATCAAAAATTTAGCATTTCTTTTCGAAAAGGAGAGGAAATCCGGAATTTTGAACTTGATAGAAACAAACTTAATATTGTTCGGTTTCGTTGGGGAAAGAGCCGGATTTGACATCGCTGATATAATGCTGGACTGCTTCAGTAATAATGGCTTCAAGGTTGGTATAACGTCTTAAAAATCTTGGAGAAAACTCATTGTTTAACCCTATCATATCATGAAAAACCAATACCTGTCCGTCAACATGGGGGCCGGCACCAATACCAATGGTGGGTATGTGAACGGTATTGGTTACAATTTCAGCCAGTTTTGCCGGAATCTTTTCAAGTACAATGGCAAAACATCCGGAGGCTTCCAGTTGTTTGGCATCTTCAAGTAGTTTGTCGGCTTCGGCTTTTTCGCGTGCCCGAACGGAATATGTCCCGAATTTATTGATAGACTGGGGCGTCAGTCCAAGATGTCCCATTACCGGAATACCTGCAGTTATAATTCTTTCAATACTTTCTTTAATCTCGGTTCCGCCTTCAAGTTTTACACAATGTGCACCTGATTCTTTCATGATTCTGATGGCAGATTCAAGAGCAATTTTAGAATTTCCCTGATAGTAACCGAAAGGCAAATCCACCACCACCAGAGCTTTCACCTGAGCCCTGACGACCGAAGCGGCATGATATATCATTTGGTCAAGCGTAATGGGGAGGGTAGAAGTATATCCTGCCATGACATTTGAGGCTGAATCACCCACAAGTATCACATCAATACCCGTTTTATCAAGAATTCTTGCAGTTGTATAATCATAAGCCGTTAACATGGCTATCTTTTCACCTTTTTCCTTCATTTGCTGAAGTACTTTGGTGGTTATTCTGCTATAAATACGTTTTGT
The DNA window shown above is from Sphingobacteriales bacterium and carries:
- a CDS encoding carboxy terminal-processing peptidase encodes the protein NCIAGVFDPHTEYYAPKQKEDFDINISGRLEGIGATLQEKGDYIKVVRIVPGSASWRQGELKAGDIILKVAQGDAEPVDIVGMRLDDAVQLIRGKAGTMVRLTVKKMDGTIKVISIVRDVVIIEESLVKSAIITDEKTKLKIGYIKLPQFYTDFTRTGGNGCAADVKVELKKLMAENVDGIVFDLRDNGGGSLQDAVDIGGYFIPNGPIVQVRSRWGSPLLLNDQDNSVVYDGPIVFMVNVLSASASEILAAAMQDYKRAVIIGAPTFGKGTVQRFIELDQFIQGDITPKSSFGSLKVTIQNFYRINGSTTQLHGVTPDIILPDIYEYAKIGEKDLDYPLPWDNIKSATYTTWKYPVNINYLKTKSAERIAKNEYFNKITEYASFLNTQNQNTNQVLTFEEYKKEMDEFNKKSEAFKNMDKEISSMKVSPLATDLITLQKDTAAMARAEEWHKEIVKDQYLYEAINTLGDIKKK
- a CDS encoding TAXI family TRAP transporter solute-binding subunit, with the protein product MKKAFNLLLVNIFILSAVESFSQVRIMAGFKDATYYRMTKDISAITELKIDILPSAGSMQNFKALMKDACDLAFLQYDVIFFQLGLNADDQAKIDNLKIVLPLGMEEIHLITLKSNDFKGIDDLEGKKVAIGSKNQGTYITASYIKSVTKIKWKSIALGFNDALEALLVGDVAAFFFVGSAPVNKLYDLPENIQSKLTLIPLTHPKLQEYYTPVTLKSGTYQWLKEDIATYGVRYALATNTKAETSAEYDNIKKLVEDIRTKYDVLVQNGHEQWKEVDFKFDNIKWPIHSATMEIFNLKRF
- the panB gene encoding 3-methyl-2-oxobutanoate hydroxymethyltransferase, with product MSSTKRIYSRITTKVLQQMKEKGEKIAMLTAYDYTTARILDKTGIDVILVGDSASNVMAGYTSTLPITLDQMIYHAASVVRAQVKALVVVDLPFGYYQGNSKIALESAIRIMKESGAHCVKLEGGTEIKESIERIITAGIPVMGHLGLTPQSINKFGTYSVRAREKAEADKLLEDAKQLEASGCFAIVLEKIPAKLAEIVTNTVHIPTIGIGAGPHVDGQVLVFHDMIGLNNEFSPRFLRRYTNLEAIITEAVQHYISDVKSGSFPNETEQY